The proteins below are encoded in one region of Winogradskyella helgolandensis:
- a CDS encoding DUF1801 domain-containing protein: protein MIIKANSPEDYIRQTPKERHDALNTLRQVIRTNLPEGFEEGMQYNMIGYYVPHSVYPDGYHCDPKTPLPFMSFASQKNSINLYHSGIYAKPELHDWFVNEYPKHCKRKLDMGKSCIRFKKIDDIPYQLIEDLVQKMTCDEWINIYESALKKK, encoded by the coding sequence ATGATCATCAAAGCTAACTCACCAGAAGATTATATTCGCCAAACACCTAAAGAGCGCCACGATGCTCTAAATACTTTAAGGCAAGTTATAAGAACAAATTTACCAGAGGGGTTTGAAGAAGGCATGCAATACAACATGATTGGTTATTACGTCCCACATTCTGTATATCCTGATGGCTATCATTGTGATCCAAAAACACCATTGCCATTTATGAGTTTTGCTTCTCAAAAAAATTCAATTAATCTTTATCATAGTGGCATTTATGCCAAACCTGAATTGCACGATTGGTTTGTAAATGAATATCCAAAACATTGCAAACGAAAATTAGACATGGGTAAAAGCTGCATTCGATTTAAAAAAATAGATGACATTCCTTATCAGTTAATTGAAGATCTCGTACAAAAAATGACTTGTGATGAATGGATAAACATTTATGAATCTGCCCTAAAGAAAAAGTAG
- a CDS encoding VOC family protein — protein sequence MKKRVTGIGGLFFKTEDPKAAKDWYKKHLGFNTDDYGSTFWWKDKEGKECSTQWSPFAKDSNYFEPSKKDFMFNYRVENLKELLATLKEEGVTIVGDMEEYDYGKFGWILDNDGNKIELWEPIDKAFL from the coding sequence ATGAAAAAAAGAGTTACAGGAATTGGAGGATTATTCTTTAAAACTGAAGATCCAAAAGCAGCTAAAGATTGGTACAAAAAGCATTTAGGCTTTAATACCGATGATTATGGTTCTACCTTTTGGTGGAAAGATAAAGAAGGAAAAGAATGCTCTACACAATGGAGTCCTTTTGCGAAAGATTCAAACTATTTTGAGCCTTCAAAAAAAGACTTTATGTTTAATTACAGAGTTGAAAACCTAAAAGAGTTACTCGCCACTTTAAAAGAAGAAGGTGTTACTATAGTCGGAGACATGGAAGAATATGATTACGGTAAATTTGGTTGGATCCTTGATAACGATGGTAATAAAATTGAACTTTGGGAACCTATAGATAAAGCATTTTTATAA
- a CDS encoding sulfite exporter TauE/SafE family protein produces MSYLEILQSYNLTVFQWIAIAFAVFLLGLSKSGIKGVGIILIVILAFVFGEKASTGVLLPMLICADILAVIYYNRHADWVVIKKLIPWIIIGVLIGVWVGTDISEFVFKRLMAIIILVSVLIMFYFEKRKSSDVPNNKFFSVGMGFLTGFATMIGNLAGPISNIYFLTMRFPKNEFIGTAAWLFFIINVIKLPFHIFIWETVTVESLVLNSVLIPAVLIGFTLGINIVKRISNVNYRRFILIVTTIGGLIMLFR; encoded by the coding sequence TTGTCTTATTTAGAAATACTTCAATCTTATAATTTAACTGTATTTCAATGGATTGCTATTGCTTTTGCTGTTTTTTTATTGGGTTTATCCAAATCCGGAATTAAAGGAGTAGGTATCATTCTCATCGTTATACTTGCGTTTGTTTTTGGAGAAAAAGCATCAACAGGTGTTTTACTTCCTATGCTCATTTGTGCCGATATTTTAGCTGTTATTTACTACAACAGACATGCGGATTGGGTCGTTATCAAAAAACTGATTCCATGGATAATTATAGGTGTTTTAATTGGCGTGTGGGTTGGAACTGATATTTCTGAATTCGTTTTTAAAAGGTTAATGGCTATTATCATACTCGTTTCAGTGCTAATAATGTTTTACTTTGAAAAGCGAAAATCTAGCGATGTGCCCAATAATAAGTTCTTTTCAGTTGGCATGGGATTTCTAACTGGTTTTGCTACGATGATTGGCAATTTAGCAGGTCCTATTTCCAATATTTATTTTTTAACCATGCGCTTTCCTAAAAATGAATTCATAGGAACGGCCGCGTGGTTATTCTTTATTATAAATGTAATTAAACTCCCTTTTCATATTTTTATATGGGAAACCGTTACCGTAGAATCACTAGTTTTAAATTCCGTTTTAATTCCGGCTGTCCTAATTGGGTTTACATTAGGAATAAACATTGTAAAACGCATTTCGAATGTAAATTATAGGCGTTTTATTTTAATAGTTACCACTATTGGAGGTCTAATTATGTTGTTTAGATAA
- a CDS encoding NINE protein — translation MSDDNKNLGDDLNDMLDDAKDNARKSGDKISQKAHEFSDDAKELGREAKEKASEFAGEAKESAKEFSDSAKETFNNVSGDNKKVLAGILGIILGAFGVHKFILGYNKEGGILLGITLLGIVLSCVGIGVIVVWLAGLVGLIEGIIYLTKSDEEFYNTYQVGKKPWF, via the coding sequence ATGTCAGATGATAATAAAAATTTAGGCGACGATCTTAACGATATGTTGGACGATGCTAAGGATAATGCTCGCAAATCAGGCGATAAAATAAGTCAAAAGGCTCATGAGTTTTCGGATGACGCCAAAGAACTTGGACGTGAAGCCAAAGAAAAAGCATCTGAATTTGCAGGAGAAGCAAAGGAATCTGCTAAAGAGTTTTCTGATAGTGCTAAAGAAACATTTAATAACGTTTCTGGTGACAACAAGAAGGTTTTAGCCGGCATATTAGGTATTATTTTAGGAGCCTTTGGTGTGCATAAGTTTATATTAGGTTATAATAAAGAAGGTGGAATTTTATTAGGAATAACACTATTAGGTATTGTGTTATCTTGTGTAGGAATTGGAGTTATTGTTGTTTGGCTTGCGGGCTTAGTAGGTTTAATTGAAGGCATAATATACCTCACGAAATCTGACGAAGAGTTTTACAACACCTACCAAGTTGGCAAAAAACCGTGGTTCTAA
- a CDS encoding carboxypeptidase-like regulatory domain-containing protein, giving the protein MRISKLVVLILLCPFFCVSQTLTGRVIDKVTQQPIETASVFFNNTTIGTTTNSNGEFSITYSDAVQSTLVISYLGFEKVLISDYRSQNEIRVELIEANNALDEVHLDYDDGLTRKQKLRLFRKEFLGTSKFGKSCKILNEEALVLKYDKLNRSLYASSKAPLKIINKALQYEVVYDLMEFETRFRYANLDAFRFTVDYVTYFGTSFYKDLDTTKKKTLKHRIKAYKGSTQHFMRSLYSKNLKDEGFWIFSESFRVDEWSFFTVEEIEGQDSKRVSLKEKVTILFDKNDQSEIQLKIPEFFVDAYGNYTPIIGVYFSGAMGDQRIGDTLPLSFGLVKKE; this is encoded by the coding sequence ATGAGGATAAGTAAACTAGTTGTTTTAATCCTTCTATGTCCTTTTTTTTGTGTTTCACAAACGCTTACCGGTCGAGTAATTGATAAAGTTACTCAACAGCCTATTGAAACGGCTTCTGTTTTCTTTAATAATACAACAATTGGTACCACAACAAACAGTAATGGTGAATTTTCTATCACGTATTCAGACGCAGTACAATCTACTTTAGTTATTTCTTATTTAGGCTTTGAAAAGGTTTTGATTTCAGATTATAGAAGTCAAAATGAGATTCGAGTAGAACTCATTGAAGCTAATAACGCATTAGATGAAGTCCATTTAGACTACGATGATGGATTGACGAGGAAACAAAAACTGAGACTGTTTAGAAAAGAATTTTTAGGAACTTCTAAGTTTGGCAAGTCGTGTAAAATTTTAAATGAAGAGGCTTTAGTATTAAAATATGATAAACTTAATAGATCATTATATGCAAGCTCTAAAGCGCCTCTTAAGATTATAAATAAAGCTCTGCAATATGAAGTTGTATATGATTTAATGGAGTTTGAAACTCGCTTTAGATATGCAAATCTTGATGCCTTTAGGTTTACAGTAGACTATGTTACCTATTTCGGAACTTCATTTTATAAAGATTTAGATACGACTAAAAAGAAAACGCTAAAACACAGAATTAAAGCTTACAAAGGATCGACACAACATTTTATGCGTTCACTTTATTCTAAAAACCTTAAAGATGAAGGTTTTTGGATATTTAGTGAATCATTTAGAGTTGATGAATGGTCTTTTTTTACTGTAGAGGAGATAGAGGGTCAAGATTCTAAGCGCGTATCTTTAAAAGAAAAGGTGACTATTCTTTTTGATAAAAATGATCAATCTGAAATTCAATTAAAAATCCCAGAATTTTTTGTTGACGCTTATGGTAATTATACCCCTATAATTGGTGTGTATTTTAGTGGTGCAATGGGTGATCAAAGAATAGGTGATACCTTACCGTTAAGTTTTGGTTTAGTTAAAAAAGAGTAA
- a CDS encoding GNAT family N-acyltransferase translates to MGKSSDTGLVTAKEVAKAIHADKYGFLGTFFGWMLMKVLKISTINKFYKRNKHLSDGAFLDAILEEFQIKFEIPEEDMKRLPKEGPYITISNHPLGGIDGILLLKLMIEQRSDFKIIANFLLHRIEPLKPYIMPVNPFEGRKDAASSIAGFKNAIMHLRNGHPLGVFPAGEVSTYKDGKLVVDKEWEVAAMKLIQKAEVPVVPIYFHAKNSRLFYRLSKLSDTLRTAKLPSEVLTQKRRIIKVRVGKAISVKDQKLHPTLPEFSEFLRRKTYMLSKTFEDKPKILDNIQSQLKVAKIPKRIVTPIAPKVMIAEVDKLRVSDCRLLESKNYEVFLASAKDIPNILREIGRLREITFREVGEGTNEAIDLDKFDTYYHHMFLWDNEKNLIAGAYRMGLGSKIYERFGIDGFYLQDLFRFEPELHKMMSQSIEMGRAFIIKEYQQKPMPLFLLWKGIVHITLRFPEHKYLIGGVSISNQFSNFSKSLMIEFMKSHYYDPYVAQYVHPKKEFKVKLKDADKDFVFDATEADLNKFDKIIDEVEPGALRLPVLLKKYIKQNARLVAFNVDPLFNNAVDGLMYIKIADLPDSTVRPVMEEFQAELERKFMDNNEDK, encoded by the coding sequence ATGGGGAAATCATCTGATACCGGTTTAGTAACCGCAAAAGAAGTTGCAAAAGCAATTCATGCTGATAAGTATGGGTTTTTAGGTACCTTCTTTGGTTGGATGTTAATGAAAGTGCTTAAAATTTCTACAATAAATAAGTTTTATAAGCGTAATAAACATCTCAGTGATGGTGCCTTCTTAGATGCCATTTTAGAAGAGTTTCAGATTAAGTTTGAAATTCCTGAAGAAGACATGAAACGGCTACCCAAAGAAGGGCCTTATATAACAATCTCTAATCATCCACTTGGCGGGATTGATGGTATTTTACTGTTAAAGTTAATGATAGAACAGCGTAGCGATTTTAAAATCATTGCAAATTTTCTGTTGCATCGTATTGAGCCACTTAAGCCTTACATTATGCCAGTAAATCCTTTTGAGGGTAGAAAAGATGCGGCTAGCAGTATTGCAGGTTTTAAAAATGCGATTATGCATTTAAGAAATGGCCATCCGTTGGGTGTGTTTCCTGCTGGTGAAGTTTCTACCTATAAAGACGGAAAATTAGTGGTTGATAAAGAGTGGGAAGTAGCTGCTATGAAATTAATTCAGAAAGCTGAAGTCCCTGTGGTTCCTATTTACTTTCATGCTAAAAATAGTCGATTATTTTATAGACTCTCTAAACTAAGCGATACATTAAGAACGGCTAAGTTGCCTTCAGAAGTCTTAACTCAAAAACGTCGTATCATTAAAGTAAGAGTAGGTAAGGCGATTTCTGTTAAAGATCAAAAATTACATCCAACGCTTCCGGAGTTTTCAGAATTTTTAAGACGAAAAACATATATGTTGTCTAAAACATTTGAAGATAAACCTAAGATTTTAGATAATATACAATCACAATTAAAAGTAGCTAAAATACCAAAGCGTATTGTGACACCAATTGCTCCAAAAGTAATGATTGCTGAGGTAGATAAACTTAGAGTGAGCGATTGTAGATTGTTAGAAAGTAAAAATTACGAAGTGTTTTTAGCTTCGGCAAAAGATATTCCTAATATTTTAAGAGAAATAGGAAGGCTTAGAGAAATTACTTTTAGAGAAGTCGGTGAAGGTACTAATGAAGCGATTGATTTAGATAAATTTGATACCTATTACCATCACATGTTTTTATGGGATAACGAGAAAAACTTAATTGCAGGTGCCTACAGAATGGGCTTAGGGTCTAAGATTTATGAACGCTTTGGTATTGATGGTTTTTATCTTCAAGATTTGTTTCGATTTGAACCTGAATTGCATAAAATGATGAGCCAATCTATAGAAATGGGTCGTGCATTTATCATAAAAGAATACCAGCAAAAACCAATGCCTTTATTCTTACTTTGGAAGGGTATTGTACATATTACATTGCGTTTTCCTGAACATAAGTATTTAATAGGTGGTGTAAGTATCAGTAATCAGTTTTCGAATTTTTCTAAAAGTCTGATGATTGAGTTTATGAAATCTCATTATTACGATCCTTATGTAGCGCAATATGTACATCCTAAAAAGGAGTTTAAAGTAAAACTAAAAGATGCCGATAAAGATTTTGTTTTTGATGCTACCGAAGCCGATTTAAACAAGTTTGATAAAATAATTGACGAAGTAGAACCAGGAGCATTACGACTTCCTGTTTTACTGAAAAAGTATATTAAACAAAACGCTAGACTTGTAGCTTTTAATGTAGATCCGTTGTTTAATAATGCGGTAGATGGCTTAATGTATATAAAAATTGCAGACCTACCAGATAGCACTGTTAGACCTGTAATGGAAGAATTTCAGGCAGAACTAGAACGCAAGTTTATGGATAACAATGAGGATAAGTAA
- a CDS encoding aspartate kinase, with product MRIFKFGGASVKDADGVKNLAKVLTTTGYDRTLVVVSAMGKTTNRMELVIKNYFENKSELQSSIHDVIKCHDDILVDLFENKRHQVFTDVKALFDELNAFFKANKSPDYNYVYDQVIGYGELISTTIISNYLNEIGLKNNWVDVREFIKTDNYYRRSNVNWEKTQENISSHLDANILNITQGFLGSDSNNFTTTLGREGSDYTAAIFAYCLNANSVTIWKDVPGVLNADPRYFENAQLLHQISYREAIELAFYGASVIHPKTLQPLQRKEIPLYVKSFLNPEGAGTCVSKGKALVPEVPCFIVKKNQTLISLSSLDFSYIMEENISEIFSLLHLYKMKVDVIQNSAISFSVCIDNLYDNLEKLLQHLKAKFKVVCHNNVSLYTIRHYNDTVVKELEKDKVVLLKQLAQGTVQIVTK from the coding sequence ATGCGGATTTTTAAGTTTGGAGGTGCATCAGTTAAAGATGCAGATGGTGTAAAAAACTTGGCGAAAGTTTTAACAACCACAGGTTATGATAGGACTTTAGTTGTGGTCTCAGCAATGGGAAAAACAACTAATAGAATGGAATTAGTAATTAAGAATTATTTTGAAAATAAAAGTGAATTACAAAGTTCAATTCACGACGTTATTAAATGTCATGATGATATTTTAGTAGATTTATTTGAGAATAAACGTCACCAAGTATTTACAGATGTAAAAGCGCTTTTCGATGAATTAAACGCATTTTTTAAAGCTAATAAATCTCCGGATTACAATTATGTGTATGACCAAGTTATTGGTTATGGAGAATTAATTTCAACAACAATAATTAGTAACTATCTTAATGAAATTGGTTTAAAAAATAATTGGGTTGATGTTAGGGAATTTATAAAAACAGATAATTATTATAGACGTTCAAATGTAAATTGGGAGAAAACGCAAGAGAATATTTCATCTCATTTAGATGCTAATATTTTAAATATTACGCAAGGATTTTTAGGAAGTGATTCCAATAATTTTACTACAACTTTAGGAAGAGAAGGAAGTGATTATACAGCAGCCATATTTGCATATTGTTTAAATGCGAATAGTGTAACCATTTGGAAGGATGTTCCGGGTGTTTTAAATGCAGATCCACGTTATTTTGAAAACGCACAATTATTACATCAAATATCCTATAGAGAAGCTATTGAGTTGGCTTTTTATGGAGCATCAGTAATTCACCCAAAAACTCTTCAGCCATTACAGAGAAAAGAAATTCCGTTGTACGTAAAATCATTTTTAAATCCTGAAGGAGCTGGTACATGTGTAAGTAAAGGAAAAGCTTTAGTACCAGAAGTGCCTTGTTTTATTGTTAAGAAAAATCAGACTTTGATTTCTTTATCATCTTTAGATTTTTCATATATTATGGAAGAAAATATTAGTGAAATTTTTAGTTTGTTACACTTATACAAAATGAAGGTTGATGTGATTCAGAATTCTGCTATTAGTTTTTCTGTGTGTATTGATAATTTATATGATAATTTAGAAAAATTACTTCAACATTTAAAGGCAAAGTTTAAAGTTGTTTGTCACAATAATGTGAGTCTATACACGATTAGACACTATAATGATACTGTCGTAAAAGAGCTGGAAAAAGATAAGGTAGTATTGTTGAAGCAGTTAGCTCAGGGGACAGTCCAAATTGTTACTAAGTAA
- a CDS encoding GNAT family N-acetyltransferase yields the protein MNEPRLALIKDMPRVLELIQELATYEKEADAVEITMSDLENDGFGSNPKFICFVCEVKNKIEGIALVYPRYSTWKGEILHLEDLIVSEKCRGKGIGTQLLDVVVKYGQQRGVKRISWDVLDWNEPAINFYESKGADVKRDWNVVHLDEQGIKNYLNQL from the coding sequence ATGAACGAACCGAGATTAGCACTTATTAAAGATATGCCAAGAGTATTAGAACTCATTCAAGAATTGGCAACCTACGAAAAAGAAGCAGATGCTGTAGAAATTACAATGTCTGATTTAGAAAATGATGGTTTTGGATCAAATCCAAAGTTTATATGTTTTGTTTGCGAAGTTAAAAATAAAATTGAAGGCATCGCCTTAGTATATCCAAGATATTCTACTTGGAAAGGTGAAATTTTGCATTTAGAAGATCTTATTGTGAGTGAAAAATGTAGAGGTAAAGGTATAGGAACTCAGCTTTTAGATGTGGTTGTAAAATATGGACAGCAACGCGGTGTAAAACGGATAAGTTGGGACGTTTTAGATTGGAACGAACCAGCTATAAATTTTTATGAAAGTAAAGGAGCAGATGTAAAGCGCGACTGGAATGTTGTGCATTTGGATGAACAAGGAATTAAAAATTATTTAAACCAATTATAA
- the fbp gene encoding class 1 fructose-bisphosphatase — translation MSKRNQTLGEFIIENQTSFKYTSGELSRLLNSIRLAAKVVNHEVNKAGLVDIIGNAGDTNIQGEDQQKLDVYANDKFIQTLTKRNIVCGIASEEEDDFIAINSQDENHQNKYVVLIDPLDGSSNIDVNVSVGTIFSIYRRVTPIGTPVKIEDFLQKGSAQVAAGYVVYGTSTMLVYTTGDGVNGFTLNPAIGSYYLSHPNMEFPVDGNIYSVNEGNYSDFPVGIKKYIKYCQQDEGERPYTSRYIGSLVSDFHRNMIKGGIYMYPKSTKNPKGKLRLLYECNPMAFIAEQAKGKASDGFTRIMDIQPTELHERVPFICGSVNMVEKAEEFMRNN, via the coding sequence ATGTCAAAACGCAATCAAACTTTAGGTGAGTTCATCATCGAAAATCAAACCTCATTTAAATACACTTCTGGAGAGCTTTCCAGACTTCTAAATTCTATTCGGTTAGCTGCCAAAGTGGTGAATCATGAAGTTAATAAAGCGGGTTTAGTAGATATTATTGGTAATGCTGGTGATACTAACATCCAAGGTGAGGATCAACAAAAACTAGATGTTTATGCCAATGACAAGTTTATTCAAACGCTAACTAAAAGAAATATCGTTTGTGGTATTGCTAGTGAAGAAGAAGATGATTTTATTGCCATTAACAGTCAGGATGAAAATCATCAAAATAAATATGTGGTATTAATTGACCCACTAGACGGATCATCTAATATAGATGTTAATGTTTCTGTAGGAACCATTTTTTCAATTTATAGACGTGTTACGCCAATTGGAACACCAGTAAAAATTGAAGATTTTTTACAGAAAGGAAGTGCGCAAGTTGCTGCTGGTTATGTAGTGTATGGAACATCTACTATGTTAGTTTACACAACTGGAGATGGTGTTAATGGTTTTACGCTTAATCCTGCGATTGGATCTTATTATTTATCACATCCAAATATGGAATTTCCTGTAGACGGCAACATTTACTCTGTAAATGAAGGTAATTATTCTGATTTCCCTGTAGGCATAAAAAAATATATAAAATACTGTCAACAAGATGAAGGAGAAAGACCATATACAAGTAGATATATTGGATCTTTAGTTTCAGATTTCCATAGAAACATGATTAAAGGAGGCATATATATGTACCCAAAAAGCACTAAGAATCCAAAAGGAAAACTACGGTTATTGTATGAATGTAATCCAATGGCATTTATTGCAGAACAAGCTAAAGGTAAAGCGAGTGATGGTTTTACACGAATAATGGATATTCAGCCTACCGAATTACACGAGCGTGTACCTTTTATTTGTGGCAGTGTAAATATGGTAGAAAAAGCAGAAGAGTTTATGCGTAATAACTAA
- a CDS encoding tellurite resistance TerB family protein, with amino-acid sequence MSFSDLFDSGFKKRNEDHFAAIVRVAMSDGVISDKEKAFLERLATRLDISELDFKEILEDYNSHPINAPHSYDHRLERLYDLARMVWADDIEGPNQHWLLEKICVGLGFHSQNVKYIADKALALAHDKVDSDTFIAEMKNMNR; translated from the coding sequence ATGTCATTTTCAGATTTATTCGATAGCGGTTTTAAAAAACGTAACGAAGACCATTTTGCAGCAATCGTTAGAGTAGCTATGAGCGATGGTGTAATTTCAGATAAAGAGAAAGCTTTTTTAGAGCGTTTAGCTACGCGTTTAGATATTTCAGAGCTTGATTTTAAAGAAATTTTAGAAGATTATAATAGTCATCCTATCAATGCCCCACATTCTTATGATCACCGTTTAGAGCGGTTATACGATTTAGCTCGTATGGTCTGGGCTGATGATATTGAAGGACCAAATCAACATTGGTTATTAGAAAAAATATGTGTGGGATTAGGATTTCATTCTCAGAACGTAAAGTATATTGCAGATAAAGCCTTGGCTCTTGCTCATGATAAGGTAGACTCTGATACGTTTATAGCAGAAATGAAAAATATGAACAGGTAG